The Tautonia plasticadhaerens nucleotide sequence AGCTGGATCCGGGCATACTCGCTGCCGGTGGCCAGGTCGATCAGCGACCCGAGGGTCAGCGACACGGGCACCGTCAGGCCGACCACGACGAGGACGAAGTAGGCGATCCCCAGCGGCAGCATCAGGATCATGTTGGCCAGGGTCGACCAGGTCCGGGGGTCCAGGAACGCGCCGAGGACGCCGCGGTCCCCCCCGGCGAGGTCGAGCGTCGAGCCGGGGGAGGACCGGGACATCCGGACGCCCAGCAGCCCCTCGACCAGCCAGCCTTCGAGCACGCCGACGAACCGGACGGACATCAGGAACATCATCAGCAGGGGGATGCCCACGAGCACCACGACCAGCGAGACGGAGACCGTCAGCCCGACCACCGCCCAGGTGAAGTAGGCGACCCCGGTCCCCAGGGACGTCAGCAGGTAGAAGATCGCCCCGTACGTCCTGGGGTCGGTCAGCACGCCGAGGGGGTTGGCGGCGGGGTGGCCCGGGAGAGGATCGGCCCCGATCTCGTCCCACTCCCACTCGGGGATCGGTGCCCTGGCCGGTTTGCCCATGATCCTGCTCCGGTGGCCTCGGTGGCGTCGCCCCCGGGTCCGGGCGCCGTCCGGGGCGGGGGCGAGGCGATCACCCCATGATACGAGTTCGGCGGGCCATCGACCGGGGTCGTCCCGCGGAGGATCTTCGGTCGGGGCGGGCCGGGATTGGGCTCGCGATCGCCCCGTGCCCGGGCGGAGCGGGTCGGGGAGGAGGGCGTCGGGGACGGAATCGGGCCCGGCCCGGCCCCTTCCTGAGCGAAGGGGCCGGGCCGGGCCCGGGGGATGATCGTCCGGCCGGGATGACGGGGGAGGCGGCCGGCAGGAGGGCGGACGGCCGGGACGGCCCCGGCCGGGATCGATCGGCCCGGTCGGCTCAGGTGCCGAACTCGGGACGCCGGCCGTTGAGCTGGGCCTGGAGCCGCTGGATGATCGAGGAGTGCATCTGCGAGACCCGGGACTCGGAGAGGTCCAGGGTCGCGCCGATCTCCTTCATCGTCAGCTCCTCGTAGTAGTAGAGGATGATGATCAGGCGCTCGTTGCGGTTGAGCCCCTTGGTCACCATCCGCATGAGATCCTTGCGCTGGAGGCGACGGGTGGGGTCCTCCCCCTTCTTGTCCTCCAGGATGTCGATCTCGCGGACGTCCTTGTAGCTGTCCGTCTCGTACCACTTCTTGTTGAGCGAGATGAGGCCGACGGCGTTGGAGTCCATCGCCATCTTCTCGTATTCGCCCATGCTCAGGCCGAGGCGTTCGGCCAGCTCCCGGTCGGTGGGCGGGCGGCCGTGCTCGGCTTCGAGGGTCTTGCGGGCCTCCTCCATCTTGGTCGCCTTGGCCCGGACCAGCCGAGGGACCCAGTCCATGGTGCGCAGCTCGTCGAGCATGGCACCGCGGATCCGGGGCACGCAGTAGGTCTCGAACTTCACGCCCCGGCCGAGGTCGAAGGCGTCGATGGCGTCCATCAGGCCGAAGACGCCGGCGGAGATGAGGTCGTCGAGGTCGACGCCCTCGGGCAGTCGTTGCCAGATCCGCTCGGCGTTGTACTTGACCAGCGGCAGATAGCGCTCGACGAGCCGGTTCCGCAACTCGGTGGTCGGGTGTTCCTTGAATTGACGCCAGAGTTCAGCGACATCCACGTCCACCTTGGCAGTCATCCTTGACCTCCACGGGGGGTCTGCGGAGAGGCCCGTGCGCCATCCTGGCCGCCGGGGACGGCCCGCCGACCCGCCCCGCTCGGGGGGCGTCTCGGCGGGTGGGGTCGCCCGCGACGGGGCCGGAGTGGAGCCCACTCCGGGGCCGGGCGACCCGCTCTCACGCTAGATATCGGACAACCGGACGAACCGGCTTGAACCTCGCACTCATTTCTTTCCCTGGCGAACTCGAATTATCGAGACGCCATTTCAGGCGAACCGCGGCCGATGAGCGCCGCCAGCAGGCCGGGACGTCGGGGGGCCGAGCCGGAGGCCTCGTCGGCCTCGGCGGCGACGGCCCGGGCCAGGCGCCTGATGCAGCGCGAGGCCTCGCAGCCGGGGGCGTCGAGCAGGAACGGGCGGCGGCGGCGGACGGCCGTGGCCACCTTCGGGTCGAAGCGGACGAAGCCGGGGCCGACCGGCCGCACGGCGGCGCCCAGGAACGATCGGCAGGCCGAGGAGAGGCGGTCCAGCGCCTCGATCGCCTCGGCGCTGGAGCGGGCCTGGCCGATCACCGAGCGGATCGGCGGGCAGCCCTGCCGCTTCCTCAGGCGGGCGACGACCGCCTGGGCGTCGGCCAGGGCCGTCGGCTCGGGGGAGGCGACGACGACGACCGAGTCGACCGCCGAGGCCAGCATCGAGCCGCTGGGGGCCAGGCCCGAGCCGCCGTCGATCAGGACGAACTCGGCCTCGGTCTGCCGGGCGATGTCGGGCAGCTCGGCGGCCAGGCGGTCCCGGGCGGCCTCGACGGCGCCGTCGGCGGCGCGGGCGGCGTGGACGCCGGAGAGGAAGCGGATGGACTCGGGGCCGTCGACGATCGTCTCGGCCAGGGGGCGGTCCTCGGCCATGGCGTCGCCGAGGTCCCGGTCGAGCGACAGGCCGCAGAGCAGGTCGAGGTTCGCCAGGCCGGCGTCGGCGTCGATCAGGACCACCCGGCGGCCCATCATGCCCAGGGCGACGGCCAGGTTCAACGTCAGGTTCGAGGTGCCGACGCCCCCCTTGCCGCTGGTGATCAGCAGCGAACGGGCCGGGGCCGGGGCGGGCCCGGGTCGGGTCGGGGAGGGCGCGGGCAAGGGCTCGGTCTTGATCCGCTTGCGGAGCAGGTCGGCCTGGTCGGGCATGGGGTTCCCCTGGCTGGCGAGGGTCATGGTGGGTCCTCCGTCTCGGTCGGGCTCGGGTGGCGTCGGGGCGTCGGCGGTCGGCCCCGGCCCGGGGGCCGGGGCGCCGGGGTGCTTCGGGCGGGCGTCGGGCGAGGAGGGACTCACGAGGGCGCCTCCCGGCCCAGGATCAGGGCGGCGAGGCGGTCCCCGTCGGCGGGCTCGATGTCGTCGGGCACGCCCTGGCCGGTGGTCAGGTAGCTGATCGGTCGGGAGGCCCGGGAGACGACGCCGAGCACGGCGCCCAGGCCGTCGGCCTCGTCGAGCTTGGTCAGGATCAGCCGGTCGAAGCCGAGCGGCTCGAAGCGGTCGACGACCGCGCGGAGGCTCTTCTCCCCGGCGGCGGCCGAGAGCACGAGGTGGACCTCGTCGGGCCGGCAGACGGCGAGGAAGGCGGCCAGCTCCCGGATCTTCACCTCGTCCCGGGGGCTCCGGCCGGCGGTGTCGACGAGGGCGAGGTCGACGGGGCCGAGGTCGTCGAGCGCCCCGGGCATCCGGCCGGGGGCGTCGGCCACGGCGAGGGGGAGGTCGATGATCTCGGCGTACGTCCTCAATTGTTCGACCGCGGCGATGCGGTAGGTGTCGACCGTCACCAGGCCGACCTTGAGCCCGAGCCCGAGCTTGGCGTTGGCCGCGAGCTTGGCCACGGTGGTCGTCTTGCCCACGCCGGTCGGGCCGACCAGGGCGACCACCCGCCGCGTCCCCGCCACGGCGCCGACCGGCGGCGCCACGGGGAGGCAGAGGCCGATGCCCCGGCGCAAGGCCTCCTCCACCGCCTCGGGCCGGTGCATCTCGTCGGGCTCGACCGAGTCGGCCACGAACCGGACGAGCCTCCGGGCCAGGTGCTCGGGGATCTCGGCGTCGAGCAGCCGGGCGTAGGTCGGCGCCAGCTCGGTCGGCACGTCGATGAGCAGGTGGTCGAGCATCCCGAGCCGGGTCAGGCCCTCGACCGCCTCATGCACCCGGCCGAGCCGGTCGTCGAGCCCCGGCCGGGCCGGGGGCGGGGGCGACGCCGGGCCGACCCGATCGACGCGGGCCGAGACCTCGATCCCCCCCCGGCCGGCTCGGGCCCCGGGCGGCGCGGCCGTCACCTCGACCAGCTCCCGCCCCCCGAGGCCGAGCAGCCGGCGGCGGCGCAGCTCCCTCGTGCCGAGGATGACCGCCGAGCCGCCCAGGTCGCGACGGACCCGGGCGAGGGCCTCCTTCAGCGTGCCGGCTCGGTAGGTTCGGGGGGCGGGCTGGGGCATGGGGATCGGTCGGGTCCTGTTCGTTCGGGTTCGCTGGGAGGACCGGCCTGGCCTCGCGAGGGTCGATGGCAGGGGCCGGGATCGGGAGGGGGACCTCAGTGGTCCATCCGCCGTATTGGTCGACAGATCGGTTTCCGTCCCCCCCTCCCCGCTCTCGGGGAGAGGGTCGGGGTGAGGGGGCCCGGCGTTCGACCTGAAACCTTGCGCGTCGTCGGCTCCCCCCTCAACCGGCCTCCGGCCACCCCCTCCCCCGCAAGCGGGGGAGAGGGTCGGGGACGACCGCCCTCGTCAGGGATCGTCCCGGATGGACCATCCGGTCGGGGATGATCGTGGCGTGTCCCGACCCCTCGGACACCCGCTCGCACGGCCATTTCACATCCATCGTTCCCCATCCGTCTCCTCCCGTCCGCGGTCTCGCGTCCGTCATCACCCCGGTCATCTCGCGTCCGTCGATCGCCCCTCCCCCGCCGCCGTCCCGCGTCGGGGGTCGGCCGGGGCCCGGGTGGAGATCGGCGCGTGGGGCCCTCGGAGGATGGACGGGATGCCCGAGGCCGGGGCCGGCACCGGGGGCACGGGGCCTTCGGGGGGGTCCTGCTCGACGACGGTGCCGATGACCTCGATCGGCGTGTCCCGGGGGACTTCCCGGCGGCTCAGGACGACGAGCCGGGGCAGGTCGGCCCGGGTGAGGTCCTTGAGCACCGGGCGGGCCTCGGCGGAGCAGAGGATGACCGGGTGGACGCCGCCGGCCACGGCGGCGGCGACGCCGTCGGCCACGGCCCGGACGACCCCCCGGGCGGAGTCCTCGCCGAGGGCCTCGGTCGGGCGGTCCTCCTCGCGGGCGGCGGCGACGAGCCGGGCGTCGAGCGGGGCGTCGACGGAGACGACCCGGAGGCGGCCGTCGAGGCCGAGGTACTGCTGGGCGATCCGGCGGCCGAGGGCGCGCCGGACGCATTCGGTCAGGTCGTCGGTGTCCCGGGTCCGGCCGGCGTGCTCGGCCAGGGCCTCGAGGATCGTCTCCAGGTCCCGGACGCTCACCCGTTCCCGCAGGAGGTTCTGCAGGACGCGCTGGACCTCCCCGGCCCGGAGCATGCCGGGGACGACCTCGATGACCAGCGCGGGGGAGGTCTCCCGGGCCCGGTCGAGCAGGCGGTAGACCTGCTCGTGGGTCATCAGCTCGTCGGCGTGCCGGGCGACGATCTCGCCGAAGTGCTCGGCGATGGAGGCCGAGGGCTCGACGATCCGGCACCCGGCCCGCTCGGCCGGCTCCCGGCCGTCGGCGTGGATCCAGACCGCCGGGCGCCCGGTGGCGGGGTCGACGCCGTCCCTGCCGTGGACCTGGGGCCCGGTCAGCCCGGCGGGGGGGACGGCGAGCAGCCGGCCGACGAAGGCGGTCCCCTGCCCCACCACGGCGCCCCGGATCTTGATCCGGTAGTCGTGCGGGGGCAAGCCCATCTCGTCCCGGATCCGGACCTGCGGGACGATCAGCCCCAGTTCCCGGGCGACCCGGTGGCGGACGGTCCGGATGCGGTCGAGCAGGTCGCCGCCCCGGGTGGGGTCGGCCAGGGCGATCAGGCGGAAGCCGATCTCCAGCTCCAGGGGGTCGACGTGGAGCAGGTCCTCCATCCGCTCGCTCATCCCCTCGGCGAGCGTCCCCGAGGGGGCCGGGGCCGACGGCGTCGGCGCTTCGTGGCGAGTCGTCGGCTCGGGCGCGGTCGGCTCCGACCCGGCGGCCTCGCCGAGGGGCTTCGACCGGGAGGCGACATACGCCCCGGCCCCCAGCCCGGCGGCGACGGTCAGCAGCGGCACGGCCGGCAGGCCGGTGAAGGCGAGCAGGCCGATCGAGACGGCCGAGACGGTCATCACCTCGGGGCGGCCGAGCAACTGGCCGACCACGTCGCGGCCCAGGTCCGACTCCCCCGAGGATCGGGTGACGATCAGGCCCGCGGCCAGCGAGGTCAGGAAGGCGGGCACCTGGGCCACCAGGCCGTCGCCGATGGTCAGCTTCGTGAAGACCTCGACCGCCTCGAGCGGCGCCATCTCGAAGCGGATGACGCCGATGGCCAGGCCGCCGACGATGTTGATGGCCGTGATGACGACGCCGGCCATCGCGTCGCCGCGGACGAACTTGCCGGCGCCGTCCATGGCGGCGAAGAAGTCGGCCTGGCGCTGGACGCCGTCGCGGCGCCGGGCGGCCTCGGCGGCGTCGATGGCCCCGGCGTGCAGGTCGGCGTCGATGGCCATCTGCTTGCCCGGCATCCCGTCGAGCATGAACCGCGCGGCCACCTCGCCGATCCTCCCCGCCCCCTTGGTGATGACCAGGAACTGGATCGCCACCAGGATCAGGAAGATGACGGCGCCGACGATCACCTCGTCCCCCGAGACGAACTCGCCGAACGCCTGGACGACCCCCCCGGCGGCGTCGAGGCCCTCGGTCCCGCCCCGGGTGAGGATCAGCCGGGTGGTGGCCACGTTGAGCACCAGGCGGGTCAGGGCGGTCGTCAGCAGGATGGTCGGGAAGGCGCTGAATTCCAGCGGGGTCCGGATCGCCAGGGTCGTCAGCAGGACGACCACGGCCAGCGCGATGTTGCCGGCCAGCAGCAGGTCGAGCGCCCCCGGCGGCACCGGCACGATGAGCACGAGCACGGCGCCGACGATGGCGACGGGCAGGGCCGCGTCCACGATCGTCGAGCGGCCGAGGGCGATCATGCGATGGGGGGACGCGGGCATCCGAACCTCCGAACCGAACCGTCCGGCCGCCGTCCTGCGGCGGCCCGACCAACGGGCGCGGCCGACCCGGACCCGGCGCGGACCCCGAGCGACCCGGGACGCCTCCGCGGCGTCTCGGTCGTCGGCTCCCGACGGCGGGGGCGGGCCGTCTCGAAGTCGCGGCTCTCAAGGGTGGGAACGGCCGGGCCGGATAGGTGCGGGGACGATACTGCGGGCCGGGGCTCCTGTCCAGTGCGATCGGCGGGGCGTCCGGTCGTGCCGCCTGGGGCGATCCTGCCGATTGGGACCGGGGGACCGGATGGGCAGGGCGTATTTTCTCGCGAAGAAATGCGGCAGGCTGGGGAATACATCCTGCACTTCACCCGGGGGAACCGAGCACGGCCGGAGGCGACGATGGGCACCTTCTTCCTGATCTGCGCGGCGATCGGCGGGACGATCCTGGTCCTGCAACTCGGCCTGACGCTGCTGGGCCTCGGCGGCGACCTGGCCGGGGCGGACGCGGTGGACCTGCCGGACCTGCCCGACGGCGACGGGGGGGACGGGGCCGTCGGCCACGAGGGAGCCGGCTTCTCGGACCTGGCCCGGAAGCTGACGTTCCAGGCGGTCGTCTCGTTCCTGGCCTTCTTCGGCATCGGCGGGCTGTCGGCCCGGGGGTCCGACTGGTCCCCCGGCCTCAGCCTGGCGACGGCGACGGCGGTCGGCCTGGCGGCGACGGCCCTGCTGGGCTACGCCTTCGGCGGCCTGAGGAAGCTCCAGGGCAGCGGCTCGTTGCGGCTGTCGAACGCCGTCGGCGAGGTCGGCCGGGTCTACCTGCGGGTGCCGGGCGGCGAGGGGGGCGTCGGCAAGGTGATCGTGACGGTCCAGGGCCGCTCCGAGGAGCTCCGGGCCGTCACCCCCGGCCCCGAGCTCCGGGCCGGGGAGGCGGTGGTTGTCACCCGGGTGGTGGACGACCGCACGCTGGAGGTGGTCGACCAGGCCGCCCACGTCGCCAAGTCGGCGTCGCTCGCCGACTGATCGATTCGGTTCGGATCGGATCGATCCGCCCTCGCACCCCTGATGACCTTGACTTCGAGGATCTGCAGCCATGAACCCGATCCCGCTCCTGCTCGTCGCCCAGGTCCCCGCCGTGGAGGGGAACATCTGGCCGGTCGTCGGCGCCGCGTTGTTCGCGATCGCGGCGTTCAGCATCGTGACGACGGGCGTGAAGTGCTACAAGCGGTGCCCGTCGAACAAGATCCTGGTGAAGTGGGGGGCCGGCTCGGGCAAGCAGGCGGCCAAGTGCGTGCAGGGCGGCGGCGAGTTCGTCGTGCCAATCATCCAGGATTATGATTATCTGAGCCTGGAGCCGATCCAGATCGAGATCCCCCTGCGGGGGGCGCTGTCGTTCGAGAACATCCGGGTGAACGTGCCGAGCGTCTTCACGGTGGCGATCGGCTCGGACCCGCAGGTGCAGCAGAACGCGGCGATCCGCCTGCTGGGCCTGAGCCGGGAGCAGGTGAGCAGCCAGGCCAGCGACATCATCTTCGGCCAGCTCCGCCAGGTGATCGCCTCGATGACGATCGAGGACATCAACCGGGACCGCGAGAAGTTCCTGGAGAACATCCAGCTCTCGCTGGAGTCGGAGCTGAACAAGATCGGCCTGGTGCTGCTGAACGTCAACATCACCGACCTGACGGACGACTCGGGCTACATCGAGGCCATCGGCCGCAAGGCCGCCAGCACGGCGGTCAACCAGGCCGAGATCGACGTGGCCGAGCAACAGAAGAAGGGGTCGATCGGCGTCGCCCGCGCCGAGCAGGAGAAGGCCGTCGAGGTGGCCAACGCCGAGAAGCTCCGGGAGATCGGCACCAAGACCGCCGAGCGCGACCGGACGCTCCAGGTGGCCGAGCTGACGAGGGCCCAGCAGGTCGGCGTCGAATCCGCCCGCTTCCAGCAGCAGGCGGGCATCAAGGACGCCGAGCGCGGCATGCGGATCCAGCTGGCCGACGCCGACGCCCTGGCCATCGCCGGCGAGAACGAGGCCAAGGCGAAGATCGCCGCCAGCAAGGCCGAGCTGAACGTGAAGGAGGCCGAGGCGTATCAGATCGGCGAGACCCGGCGCCGGGAGGCCGAGGCCGCCGTGGCCGAGGCCCAGTTCCGGGCCCAGGCCAAGGCCGCCCTGGCCGAGGCAGAGAAGGTGGAGGCCGAGCAGCGGGCCAAGCTCGAAGCCCAGGCCAAGGCCGAGAAGGCCCGGGTCATCGTCGACGCCGAGGCCGCCGCCGAGCGCCGACGCCTGGAGGCCCGGGCCGAGGCGGACGCCGTCTTCGCCCGGCTGGAGGCCGAGGCCCGGGGCCAGTACGAGCAGCTCGCCAGGAAGGCCGAGGGCCTCAAGGCCATCGTCGAGGCCTGCGGCGGGTCGCAGCAGGCGTTCCAGCTGCTGATGCTCGAACACATGGACAAGCTCTCCGAGACGGCCGCCCAGGCGATCTCGAACATCAAGTTCGACAAGGTGGTCGTCTGGGACGCCGGGGCCAACGGCCACAACGGCCAGGGCGACGGCCCCGGGGTGGGGGCCACCGCCGGGTTCCTCCGCAACATGGCGCATACCCTGCCGCCGATGCTCCAGATCATGCAGGAGATCGGCGGGGTGAAGATGCCCGACTACTTCGGCAAGATGGTCGGAGACGACCCCGGCAAGGGCAAGGGAGAGGGCGAGTCCTCCCCCAACGGCTCGGCCCCCGAGCACGCCGAGGCCGGCACCGGGGGAGAGCCGAAGGGCGGGCGTCCCGGCCCCGGTCCGAGCCGGGGCCCCGGGAACCGGCCCTCAAAGTCGTAGGCCGATCCGAGCCGGGGCGGGGACGGGCCGGGCCCGACGCCCGATGGCGTCGGCCCGGGCCCCTCGACCCGCCCGGGGGGCCGATCCGTACTGGCCGGCGCCGATGACCTCGCCCCCTCTCGGGTGTGCAACGCCCGGTCGATCGATGCCGGGGCCGGCGGGGCCCACCCGGTTCGGGCGTCCGCCCGCGGTCAGATCGCACCGGGGCCGGCGGGCTCGGCGACCCCGGGGGCCGGTTCCCCCCGCCTCCCCGCCCGGAGGCGGGCACGGATGCCGGGATTCCCCCCCTGCTCGCGCTGCTCCTCACGCTGCTCCCGGGGAGAGATGCGCAGCCGGGCGTCGAGCCGCCGGACCTGCACCGCGCGGTGGACCAGGCCGACCGCCAGCAGGGCCAGGCCCAGCCGGGAGATCGAGGCATGGAGCGTCCCCCCCGCGAGCCGGATCACCTCCGAGGGGTCGGACGCGGTCGAGGCGGCGGGATCTCGGAGGACGCCCCGGATCGCCCACCAGGTCAGGGCGACCAGCACCACGGCCCGGGCCACCAGGCCGGCGGCCCGGCCGAGGCGGTCACCGGGGGTCCCCGCCGAGGCTCCCGGCCGGAGCCGGGCCGGGTCGGGGAGGGCCAGGCCCGGCCGGAAGAGCCCGCCGGCCTGGACCTGATGGGCCACCAGGCTCGCCAGCACCGGCACCGCCAGGATGACCGCCATCGGCGACGCGACCGAGCCGATCGCCGAGCGGACGAGGGCGACGAACGTCGAGGCGTCGGCGACCGCGAGGTCCTCGCCGGAGAGCCCCTCCCGGATCAGCCCGAGCATCCCCGAGAGCAGCCCCTCGCCCCAGACCCCCAGCGCCGCCGACGCCGCCAGCAGGCCGACCGCGGCGGTCAGCTCGCCGCTGACCGGCACCATCCCGCGATCCCGGGCCTCCCGGAGCCGCCGGGGAGAGGGTTCGAGCGTGCGATCGTCGGACATGGGGCCGCCCGTCGTCGGGGTTGGTGGGGAGGGAGCCGGGTCGGGGCCGGGGGCCGGGGCCCTCGGGCGGACCCGAGATTACGGGGTCCCGCATGCTCATCCCTGCCGGCGTTTATCCAGCCGGGAGCGTCGCTGACCACGCCGAGGCGAGCGCCGAGGCCATCCCGGCCACGCCGAGCAGGGTCAGCAGCAGGCCGATCCCCAGCCGGACCGGGAGCCAGGCCGAGAAGCTGGACAGGGCCGGGGCCGACCGGGCGAGCAGCCCGACGGCGACCTGGGCCACGAGCAACGCCAGGGCGATGGGCGCCGCCAGCCGGAGGGCCAGGCCGATCGCCTGGGAGACCATGGCGAATGCCGACCGCAGGGACGCCTCGCCGGTCACGCCGACGACGCCGACGCCCCCCGCCGGGCCGATGCGATAGCTCCCGGCCAGGGCGATCATCAGCCGGAAGGGGCCGTCGAGCGCGGCGAAGGTCGCCAGGGCGACCAGGCCGCCGAGCGTGGCCAGGGGGGGCTCCGGGCCGTCCTCGGCCCCGGGCCCGGGGGCGATCGAGGCGGCGGCCGAGAGCCCGGCCTGGGCCCCGATCACCTCCCCCGCCAGCCGGGCCGCCGCGGCGATCAGCCCCGCGCCGATCCCCAGGACGGCGCCTGCCATCGCCTCGTACAGGGCGAGGCCGCCCAGGGCGAGCGGATCCGACGAGGTCGGCACGTCGTCCCCCACCAGCGGCGACACCGCCGCGGCGATCACCGCCGACGCCGCCAGCCGGACCCGCAGCCCGGCCCCCGCCCCCCCCGCCAGCCAGGCCAGCGCCCAGACCAGGCCCACCGATCTCGACAGCACCAGCAGGAACGCGGCCGGGCTGCCGAGCAGGTCGAAGGGCGGCGGGGGCATGGGGGTCCCTCCTCGGGCCGTGGTCGGCGGTCGACCTGCGGCGGATGGCGGATGATCGAGGGGAACGGTCGGCCGAGGACGGACGACCGGCGGTCGACGACTCGGGATCGGCCGAGGATGGTCGGGGCCGTTCCGGCGGCCGGCATCCCAGGTCCGCCATCCGAATCCCGCCCCGGGCCCTCCCGGATCGACGTCAGAGCAACTCCGGGAACCCTCCCAGGGCGGCGGCGGCGAAGTCGAGCCAGCGGGCGAGGAGCCAGGGGAGCAGCAGCACCGTGACGGCGGCGACCGCGAGCAGTCGGGCGACGAGGCCGACCGTCGGCTCGTTCATCTGGGTCATCGCCTGGCCGAGGGCCGCGAGGAGCCCGACCACGAGCGCCGCCCCCAGCGGCCCGGCCGCCAGCAGCAAGGCCAGGCGGACCGCCTCCCGGGTCGCGCCGATGAGAACCGCGTCTCCCATGATCATCCTCCGATTTGATCCCGGCAAGCGTGGTCCCGCCCGATCGATCGGTCATCCGCCGCCGGGGGAGCCGACGGCGAAGGTGCGCAGCAGGGCGTCGGCCACCAGCCACCAGCCGTCGGCCAGCACGAAGACCGCCAGCTTCAGCGGCAGGGCCACCTGGGCCGGGGGCAACATGATCAGCCCGGTGGCCGCGAGCACGGCCGAGGCCACCAGGTCGATCACCAGGAACGGCAGGTAGATGACGAAGCCGATCCAGAGCGCCGTCGTCAGCTCGCTGATGAGGAAGGCCGGGGCGACCACGCGGAGCGGCGGCGACGACGAGGCCGACCCCGCCCCCCCCGCCCCCCCCGATCCGCCGCCGACCTCGGCCGCGCGGGCCTCCAGGGCCTCGAGGTATCGGTCGTGCCCGGTGCGGCGGATCTGGTCGAGCATGAAGGCCTTGATCGGCCCGGAGCCGGCCCGCCAGGCCTCCTCGGCCGACAGCTCGCCGTCGGCATAGGGTGCGATGGCGTCCCGGTAGACCGACTCGGCGGCCGGGGCCATGACCATCGCCGTCAGCAGCAGGGAGAGGGCCATGAGCACCTGATTGCCCGGCACCTGGGGGCTGCCGATCGCCTGCCGGAGCAGCAGCAGGACGACATTGATCCGCACGAACGCCGTCGCCATCAGCACCGCGACCGGCGCCAGCGAGACGGCCGCGAACAGGCCGACCGTCCGCGCGACCCGCTCCAGCTCGTCCCGGGCCGGGGGGGCGACGACCGCCTCCCCGGCGCCGGCCGACTGCACGGCGGAGGCCGGGGCGACCGCCTCGTCGAGTTCGATCGACCACCGGTCGAACATCGCCGGGTCGACGCCCATCAGCGAGGGTCCCGCCGGGGAGGGCGGGACGCCGCCCCCCTCGCCGCCGAGGGCGAGGGGCCCCGCCAGCAGGCCGAGCAGGAGCACGCCCGGGCCGATGATGAAGTTGACGGCGGGCCGACGACGGTCGGCGGGCCGATCCTGCGGTCCCGGGGTCGATCGCCTCATCCCTTCCCTCCCGGTCGAATCGGGTCGGCAGGTAACCCCGGGGCCGGTTCGGCGGACGTCTCCAACTCGCCGAGCAGGGCCGGGGGCCCCTGGGAGCCGACGCCGAGGATCAGCGTCCGGTCCCCGGCCCGGAGCAGGTAGACCGCGTGTCGGCCGGTCAGGTGGGCGCGGCCGACGACCCGGAGCGCCCCCGCACCCCCGGCCGGCCGGAGCCGTCCGGAGGCCAGCACCGCGACCCCGAGCACGGCGAGCACGGCGGTCGCCGCGACCCCGATCGACCCGTCGAATCCGATCCCCCCGCCCCCGCCGAAGGCCGGTGCGGGATCCCCTCCCGTCCCCGTCGCCTGGGGGGCATCCTGGGCCCTCGACGGCGACCCGGCGAGGAC carries:
- a CDS encoding flotillin family protein — encoded protein: MNPIPLLLVAQVPAVEGNIWPVVGAALFAIAAFSIVTTGVKCYKRCPSNKILVKWGAGSGKQAAKCVQGGGEFVVPIIQDYDYLSLEPIQIEIPLRGALSFENIRVNVPSVFTVAIGSDPQVQQNAAIRLLGLSREQVSSQASDIIFGQLRQVIASMTIEDINRDREKFLENIQLSLESELNKIGLVLLNVNITDLTDDSGYIEAIGRKAASTAVNQAEIDVAEQQKKGSIGVARAEQEKAVEVANAEKLREIGTKTAERDRTLQVAELTRAQQVGVESARFQQQAGIKDAERGMRIQLADADALAIAGENEAKAKIAASKAELNVKEAEAYQIGETRRREAEAAVAEAQFRAQAKAALAEAEKVEAEQRAKLEAQAKAEKARVIVDAEAAAERRRLEARAEADAVFARLEAEARGQYEQLARKAEGLKAIVEACGGSQQAFQLLMLEHMDKLSETAAQAISNIKFDKVVVWDAGANGHNGQGDGPGVGATAGFLRNMAHTLPPMLQIMQEIGGVKMPDYFGKMVGDDPGKGKGEGESSPNGSAPEHAEAGTGGEPKGGRPGPGPSRGPGNRPSKS
- a CDS encoding EscU/YscU/HrcU family type III secretion system export apparatus switch protein; its protein translation is MSDDRTLEPSPRRLREARDRGMVPVSGELTAAVGLLAASAALGVWGEGLLSGMLGLIREGLSGEDLAVADASTFVALVRSAIGSVASPMAVILAVPVLASLVAHQVQAGGLFRPGLALPDPARLRPGASAGTPGDRLGRAAGLVARAVVLVALTWWAIRGVLRDPAASTASDPSEVIRLAGGTLHASISRLGLALLAVGLVHRAVQVRRLDARLRISPREQREEQREQGGNPGIRARLRAGRRGEPAPGVAEPAGPGAI
- a CDS encoding flagellar biosynthetic protein FliR, producing MPPPPFDLLGSPAAFLLVLSRSVGLVWALAWLAGGAGAGLRVRLAASAVIAAAVSPLVGDDVPTSSDPLALGGLALYEAMAGAVLGIGAGLIAAAARLAGEVIGAQAGLSAAASIAPGPGAEDGPEPPLATLGGLVALATFAALDGPFRLMIALAGSYRIGPAGGVGVVGVTGEASLRSAFAMVSQAIGLALRLAAPIALALLVAQVAVGLLARSAPALSSFSAWLPVRLGIGLLLTLLGVAGMASALASAWSATLPAG
- a CDS encoding flagellar biosynthetic protein FliQ, producing the protein MGDAVLIGATREAVRLALLLAAGPLGAALVVGLLAALGQAMTQMNEPTVGLVARLLAVAAVTVLLLPWLLARWLDFAAAALGGFPELL
- a CDS encoding flagellar type III secretion system pore protein FliP, translating into MRRSTPGPQDRPADRRRPAVNFIIGPGVLLLGLLAGPLALGGEGGGVPPSPAGPSLMGVDPAMFDRWSIELDEAVAPASAVQSAGAGEAVVAPPARDELERVARTVGLFAAVSLAPVAVLMATAFVRINVVLLLLRQAIGSPQVPGNQVLMALSLLLTAMVMAPAAESVYRDAIAPYADGELSAEEAWRAGSGPIKAFMLDQIRRTGHDRYLEALEARAAEVGGGSGGAGGAGSASSSPPLRVVAPAFLISELTTALWIGFVIYLPFLVIDLVASAVLAATGLIMLPPAQVALPLKLAVFVLADGWWLVADALLRTFAVGSPGGG
- a CDS encoding flagellar biosynthetic protein FliO — its product is MLMTSRTSPGLGPGSAPRRLAALPAVLAAALVLAGSPSRAQDAPQATGTGGDPAPAFGGGGGIGFDGSIGVAATAVLAVLGVAVLASGRLRPAGGAGALRVVGRAHLTGRHAVYLLRAGDRTLILGVGSQGPPALLGELETSAEPAPGLPADPIRPGGKG